A region from the Macaca mulatta isolate MMU2019108-1 chromosome 13, T2T-MMU8v2.0, whole genome shotgun sequence genome encodes:
- the MRPL30 gene encoding large ribosomal subunit protein uL30m isoform X2 has translation MAGILRLVVQRPPGGLQTVTKGVESLIGTDWIRHKFTKSRIPDKVFQASPEDHEKYGGDPQNPHKLHIVTRIKSTRRRPYWEKDIIKMLGLEKSHTPQVHKNIPSVNSKLKVVKHLIRIQPLKLPQGLPTEENMSNTCLKSTGELVVQWHLKPVEQKTHES, from the exons ACGGTGACAAAAGGTGTGGAGTCTCTCATTGGTACAGATTGGATTCGTCACAAATTCACCAAATCAAGAATTCCAGATAAA GTGTTTCAGGCCTCACCTGAAGATCATGAAAAATATGGTGGAGATCCACAGAACCCTCATAAACTGCATATTGTTACCAGAATAAAAAGTACAAGAAGACGTCCATATTGGGAAAAAGATATAATAAAGATGCTTGGATTAGAAAAA TCGCATACCCCTCAAGTTCACAAGAATATCCCTTCTGTGAATTCAAAATTGAAGGTGGTTAAGCATTTAATAAG AATCCAGCCCTTGAAGTTGCCACAAGGACTTCCAACAGAGGAGAACATGTCTAACACGTGCCTCAAAAGCACTGGGGAGTTAGTAGTGCAGTGGCATCTGAAACCTGTGGAGCAGAAAACACATGAGTCCTAG